In the genome of Arachis stenosperma cultivar V10309 chromosome 6, arast.V10309.gnm1.PFL2, whole genome shotgun sequence, the window tgaaaaaagagTTATAGATAAATTAGTTATATCTATAGTAAATATTTGTACAAAAGTGTAAATCATAACATGctattaaaatgaaaataatattattcttacctaaatattattaaaaaccTCTTTGAACACGACATTTGTTGATGACTTTGGATTGCCGTATTCGTTTAGAATTAAAATCCTGAGGCCACTGCGACTCTTAACTCTTGACAAAGCAACATAAAGTTGTCCATGGGTGAACACTGATTTTGGCAAATAAAGCCGTACATGTGATAATGATTGACCCTGACTCATGTTAATGGTCATTGCAAAGCATACTGTTATTGAAAATTGTCTCTGTTGGAACTTAAATGGCAATCCTAAATCTGAagggatcaagttcattcttgGAATGTACACTTTATCTCCAATATTTCTACCGGTCACTACCGTCGCTCCAATTACGTTGCTGCCAAGTTTGTTAACTATTAATCTTGTCCCGTTGCATAAACCTAAAGTCTGGTCTATGTTTCGCAGTAGCATTATAGCGACTCCTGACTTCAAAGTTAACTTGTGATTGAGTAGTCCCGAACATTTGATGTCATTTAGAAACTCTGGTGTGAACCACTCTTGTTTTACGTCTTCATTCTCATCAGTTTGACATGTTGTGTCAGAGCTCAAATACTCATTTTCCATCCTTGGAAAGATTGTCAAGACAAAATTGTTTACCTTCTCGACACTCTTAAGTGTGGGTGCAAGAATTGCTCTACTCTGAAAATACTTGTAATCTGACATGTTTTGCAACAAATTTAGATATGCAAAGTCTACCAAATGAGAGAGAAGATCATCAGTAGTTGTAATCAATAGATCATCTGGAATTTCAACTTCTGATTCATCACCAACAACAGAGCCAATATTTCCATTTCCAACATCAAGTATCCAATTAGCAAATATCTTCATTTCACCTTCATCTTGATCCAAAGAAGACATTAGAAGCCTCATATTCGTATGCAGTTTCAGAACCTTACAAAATGACCACAGATGAGATGAGTTAATAGCGGATGCTAATATATCGTGTCTACTTCCTTTCGAAATCACCGGAAGTATCTGTCTGAAATCACCTCCTAGAACAACAATCTTACCACCAAATGGTTGATGTGTCTTATGTTGATCGGTAACTGACATAAGATTCTTGAGTGTCCGATCAAGTGCTTTAAAACGGCAGTTGTACCTTCCATCGCATACAATATATTGAGAACTCAAAATTGGATCCTGTTTTGGACTTCTCTGATCTCTCCTCATACCACATCATGGCGTCGCAATGCCGACAAAAAATTCTGGGTCACCAATATCTATCACATCTAATAATCACCAAGATAATAAATTGTTTTAGTTATATCTGCAAcaaatactttatataaaaatatacctTTCTTTCACCATGttaagtataaaaataatattcataAAAGATTACCGAAAAATGTAATTTATGGATTAAAAAGATGAGATCATATAATACAATTTTATTGTGCCAACTTCAAGATTTAAGTTTTACAATCAATCAATgttcaaatacaaaaattataatatataaccatatcttagtttaaattttaaaacttgaaCACTAAAcgatatttttttgtttataaaaagcataacaatagtaaataataaagTGCTGATATTGCTACTTCTTAAATTACTTGTATTCTCAGCAACATCGATTATGGCTGGGTATTAAATTTGCACATAATCATCTAAAATAGTCGTATTTTCAGTAATATCCTCAacttcttgaaaattttttgaaagatttgtAGTCAATTCCTTTAAAAATGTTTCTCTTTGTATTAggtgtctttttttttttcagctATGCACACTTCTTATAATTCTTAGTatctaaatttgaattaaatgtACTTGCTCCTGTAATCATTAGAGATAATACATCAAGtactttatattataaaaaaagaaaaatgaatataTGTTAAATGTTTGAATCAGCTGAATTATGAATATATATTATGAAGGTAGtattaaagataaaagaagTAAAATTTTAGCTTTGTGATAATTACAATCTATCATGCTTATCTTACCATGTCTCTTTTGAAGTAGCATAGTCTTCCTATTCAGTCTTACATCCCTTTGCAATCTAATTCCATTTGTATACTCCAATGAatctataataattatttagCATATACCAATGATTGTTTTTAATAGACCAATTAAAAAGTTAAATGTTTGGTCTTTAAGTAATAAAAACATATTAACATAGTAACTGGTAGATATTATTTGATGTTTGTTGAAGATGTTGTTGACTTGTCTGATGACATGGACTATCATATGCTTCATGTGTGATACCCGAATTACTAATATCACTAATATTGGAACATCAATTTTTTCATCTACAGAGTGTAGATTAGTAGTTGGAGACCTTGATCAATGTGGTGTTGGGTTATTACCTAATAAGATAACTCGAGATATTAGTTTTGAacatattttttgttaaagtttataattgaataaatagtaggaaaatcaaaatacataaagTGCATGTACATTCCCATAAGTAAGTTCCaaaaaaaataatccaaaaatAAATCTGTATTAATGCTATTTGTAATGTTCGACAACACCGATTGAAAATGTACACCATTGGAACTATCACTCgaattttctgtaattttttcaTAAACAAATTTAGTAACATATTACGAAGACAatgtaaattaataatttattacttgtcaatagctaaataatatatagaaaatattgTATTTTATGAGTTTTCATTCGGCCAAAATACTCATGACATGTTAGTTATTTTGTATAccaaataaaaactaaatatatagAACTGACATACTTAAAaataccaaataaaaaaaatatattattctaacttaaaaacaaaaatgataaaataattaatttatttttttatataaaatctaCGTTGAATTGTGCTTTGCTTtgtattttctttgttttttaatattaattttctCTACAATATAATCTTACTTCTCTTTGGACTTCTTACATCTTTCAACATATAcctaaaaatatcaaataaataaattttttaaccaattaaaaatatatatacattatacataatacatttttattatcaaattttatatattattaaaaaaaataaagtagcACACATATGACAGCGTAGTACATGTATGGTGTTTGTTTACTGAGACAAAAATGATGAAAGACATAGTCATACTCATAAACAA includes:
- the LOC130933821 gene encoding uncharacterized protein LOC130933821 produces the protein MRRDQRSPKQDPILSSQYIVCDGRYNCRFKALDRTLKNLMSVTDQHKTHQPFGGKIVVLGGDFRQILPVISKGSRHDILASAINSSHLWSFCKVLKLHTNMRLLMSSLDQDEGEMKIFANWILDVGNGNIGSVVGDESEVEIPDDLLITTTDDLLSHLVDFAYLNLLQNMSDYKYFQSRAILAPTLKSVEKVNNFVLTIFPRMENEYLSSDTTCQTDENEDVKQEWFTPEFLNDIKCSGLLNHKLTLKSGVAIMLLRNIDQTLGLCNGTRLIVNKLGSNVIGATVVTGRNIGDKVYIPRMNLIPSDLGLPFKFQQRQFSITVCFAMTINMSQGQSLSHVRLYLPKSVFTHGQLYVALSRVKSRSGLRILILNEYGNPKSSTNVVFKEVFNNI